In Phaeobacter porticola, one DNA window encodes the following:
- a CDS encoding NUDIX hydrolase, translating to MWQCLTAFCAREPRAFERDPTTGHVTGSAFVLSPDLDAVLLTHHAKLDRWLQLGGHCDGIADARFTAWKEAYEESGLTRISLMSDRVFDIDIHEIPANAREGGHLHYDVRYLFRAEAGEIRASAESKALAWVPLAELSQYSKADSVLILQDKLARLHSGDA from the coding sequence ATGTGGCAGTGCCTGACCGCATTTTGTGCAAGAGAGCCAAGGGCGTTTGAGCGGGATCCGACGACCGGTCATGTGACCGGATCGGCGTTTGTCCTGTCACCGGATCTGGATGCGGTGCTGCTGACCCATCACGCCAAGCTGGACCGTTGGTTACAGCTCGGAGGGCATTGTGACGGCATCGCGGATGCACGGTTTACCGCCTGGAAAGAGGCCTATGAGGAAAGCGGCCTGACGCGGATCAGCCTGATGTCTGACCGGGTTTTCGACATAGACATTCATGAGATTCCGGCCAATGCCCGCGAGGGCGGGCATCTGCATTACGATGTGCGTTACCTGTTTCGCGCCGAGGCGGGCGAAATCCGTGCCAGCGCCGAGTCAAAGGCGTTGGCCTGGGTGCCGCTGGCCGAACTCTCGCAATATAGCAAGGCGGACAGTGTACTGATCCTGCAGGATAAACTGGCCCGGTTGCACAGCGGAGACGCCTGA
- a CDS encoding bifunctional alpha/beta hydrolase/OsmC family protein, with product MPTERISFSGHSGDQLAARLDLPEGPILSTALFAHCFTCSKDIPAARRISARLAAMGIAVLRFDFTGLGHSDGEFSNTNFTSNVADLVAAGHYLAGRGLPPSLLIGHSLGGAAVLRARAGLPSVRGVVTLGAPSDPSHVAHQFGDALGKIETDGAAEVCLADRPFTIRKQFVEDIRAAALSDAVAALDAALLVMHAPMDATVSIDNAAELFVAAKHPKSFVTLDDADHLISRPRDAEYAADVIAAWAGRYIDLSPPAPPPGAPEGVLRVTEADPNGFLQDVQAGPRHHTYADEPLAYGGSNRGMTPYGFIAAGLGACTSMTIRMYARRKGWPLESISVDVCHDKVHAQDALPSGPAQIDQFTRVIYLSGNLTADQRAKLLDIADRCPVHRTLEHGAKVTTRLDLAEADSQMDPAHLPF from the coding sequence ATGCCCACCGAACGCATTTCTTTTTCCGGCCACTCCGGTGACCAGCTGGCTGCGCGGCTCGACCTGCCCGAAGGTCCAATATTGTCCACCGCGTTGTTTGCCCATTGTTTCACTTGCTCCAAGGACATCCCCGCAGCGCGCCGCATCTCGGCCCGTCTTGCCGCGATGGGGATTGCGGTTCTGCGTTTTGATTTCACTGGGTTAGGGCATTCGGATGGAGAGTTTTCCAATACCAATTTCACCTCCAACGTGGCGGATCTGGTGGCTGCCGGGCATTATCTCGCGGGCCGCGGATTGCCGCCGTCGCTGTTGATTGGGCATTCTCTGGGCGGGGCTGCCGTTTTGCGCGCACGCGCCGGGCTTCCATCTGTCCGGGGCGTTGTAACCTTGGGCGCGCCGTCGGATCCGTCGCATGTCGCACATCAATTTGGCGACGCGCTTGGCAAGATCGAGACAGACGGCGCAGCAGAGGTCTGTCTGGCGGATCGTCCGTTTACCATTCGCAAGCAGTTTGTCGAGGACATCCGTGCCGCCGCTCTCAGCGACGCGGTCGCAGCGCTGGATGCAGCCCTCTTGGTGATGCACGCGCCGATGGATGCCACGGTCAGCATCGACAATGCCGCCGAGCTGTTTGTCGCCGCGAAACATCCCAAGAGCTTTGTTACGCTGGATGATGCCGATCACCTGATCAGCCGCCCTCGCGATGCGGAATATGCCGCTGATGTCATTGCCGCCTGGGCCGGGCGCTACATTGATCTCTCCCCCCCTGCACCGCCCCCCGGCGCGCCCGAAGGCGTGTTGCGTGTGACCGAGGCCGATCCCAACGGGTTTCTGCAAGACGTGCAGGCCGGACCGCGCCATCACACCTACGCCGATGAACCGCTGGCCTATGGCGGCAGCAACCGCGGCATGACACCCTATGGGTTTATTGCAGCGGGGCTTGGGGCGTGTACCTCCATGACGATCCGTATGTATGCCCGTCGCAAAGGCTGGCCACTCGAGAGCATCAGCGTCGATGTCTGCCATGACAAGGTCCACGCTCAGGACGCCCTGCCCTCAGGTCCGGCACAGATTGATCAGTTCACCCGTGTGATCTACCTCAGTGGCAATCTGACCGCAGACCAGCGCGCCAAACTCTTGGACATTGCCGATCGTTGCCCGGTGCATCGCACCTTGGAACATGGTGCAAAGGTCACCACCCGACTGGACCTGGCAGAAGCTGACAGCCAGATGGATCCCGCACATTTGCCGTTCTGA
- the purB gene encoding adenylosuccinate lyase yields the protein MILRYSRPEMVAIWSPETKFKIWYEIEAHACEAMANLGVIPRENADAVWKAKDVDFDVARIDEIEAVTKHDVIAFLTHLAEHVGSEEARFVHQGMTSSDVLDTCLNVQLVRAADILLDGMDKLLAALKKRALEHKDTVRVGRSHGIHAEPTTMGLTFARFYAEMDRNKQRLQNARAEVATGAISGAVGTFANIDPRVEEHVCEQLGLSPEPISTQVIPRDRHAMFFATLGVIASSIENVAVEIRHMQRTEVLEGAEFFSMGQKGSSAMPHKKNPVLTENLTGLARLVRMAVIPAMENVALWHERDISHSSVERGIGPDATVTLDFALNRLAGVIDKMLVFPQNMLDNMNKFPGLVMSQRVLLALTQAGVSREDAYSMVQRNALKVWEDRVDFRELLLADADVVAALGEQAINEKFDMDYHTKHVDTIFARVFGA from the coding sequence ATGATCCTCCGCTATTCCCGTCCTGAAATGGTTGCCATCTGGTCGCCGGAAACCAAATTCAAGATCTGGTACGAGATCGAGGCGCACGCCTGCGAAGCCATGGCCAATCTGGGTGTGATCCCGCGCGAGAACGCCGATGCCGTCTGGAAAGCCAAGGATGTGGACTTTGACGTCGCCCGTATCGACGAAATCGAAGCGGTCACCAAACATGACGTTATCGCCTTTCTGACCCATCTCGCCGAACATGTGGGCAGCGAAGAGGCACGTTTCGTGCATCAGGGCATGACATCCTCTGACGTGCTGGATACCTGCCTCAATGTGCAGCTGGTGCGCGCCGCCGATATCCTGCTGGACGGTATGGACAAATTGCTGGCCGCCCTGAAGAAACGCGCGCTGGAGCACAAAGACACCGTCCGCGTCGGCCGCAGCCACGGCATCCACGCTGAGCCAACCACCATGGGTCTGACTTTTGCCCGTTTCTATGCCGAAATGGATCGCAACAAACAGCGCCTGCAAAATGCTCGCGCCGAAGTCGCCACCGGCGCGATCTCCGGCGCGGTTGGCACCTTTGCCAATATCGACCCTCGCGTTGAAGAACATGTTTGCGAGCAGCTCGGCCTCAGCCCTGAACCGATCTCGACCCAAGTGATCCCGCGCGACCGCCACGCGATGTTCTTTGCCACGCTGGGTGTCATTGCCTCGTCGATTGAAAATGTCGCTGTGGAAATCCGCCACATGCAGCGCACCGAAGTGCTGGAAGGGGCCGAATTCTTCTCTATGGGGCAAAAGGGTTCGTCGGCAATGCCGCATAAGAAGAACCCGGTTCTGACCGAAAACCTCACCGGTCTTGCACGTCTGGTGCGCATGGCGGTGATCCCGGCGATGGAAAACGTGGCCCTGTGGCATGAGCGCGATATCTCCCACTCTTCTGTGGAGCGCGGCATCGGCCCCGATGCCACCGTGACCCTGGATTTTGCGCTGAACCGTCTGGCTGGCGTCATCGACAAAATGCTGGTTTTCCCGCAGAACATGCTGGACAACATGAATAAATTCCCCGGTCTGGTGATGTCGCAGCGGGTGCTTTTGGCCCTGACACAGGCCGGCGTCAGCCGCGAAGATGCCTATTCCATGGTACAGCGCAATGCACTGAAGGTCTGGGAAGATCGCGTTGATTTCCGTGAACTTCTGCTGGCGGATGCCGACGTTGTTGCCGCTCTTGGCGAACAGGCCATCAACGAGAAATTCGACATGGATTATCACACCAAACATGTCGACACGATCTTTGCACGGGTGTTTGGCGCCTAA
- a CDS encoding tetratricopeptide repeat protein: MKATRWTFSALLLSCSFAATAFAAGGGDSAAPKPTNTTKTCKGARVWDDQKQRCVAPKQSSLDPDELYDAVRELAYAGRYSDAQMVLAAMPDQTDSRVLTYWGFTYRKQGYPDQAMSYYTQAIAQDPQNHLARSYMGQGFVSEGKYGLALEQWKIIRANGGSDTWAEISLREALLSGQTQSY, translated from the coding sequence ATGAAGGCCACCAGATGGACCTTCTCTGCGCTGCTCCTCTCTTGCAGTTTTGCCGCGACGGCTTTTGCCGCAGGTGGCGGCGACAGCGCCGCACCAAAACCGACAAACACCACCAAGACCTGCAAGGGAGCAAGGGTCTGGGACGATCAGAAACAGCGCTGCGTCGCGCCCAAGCAATCCTCCCTGGACCCTGACGAATTGTACGATGCGGTGCGCGAACTCGCCTATGCCGGGCGCTACAGCGACGCTCAGATGGTGCTAGCGGCGATGCCTGACCAAACGGATAGCCGGGTGCTGACCTATTGGGGCTTTACCTATCGTAAGCAGGGCTATCCCGATCAGGCGATGTCCTATTACACTCAGGCCATCGCGCAGGATCCGCAGAACCACCTTGCACGCTCTTACATGGGGCAAGGATTTGTTAGCGAAGGGAAATATGGACTCGCGCTGGAACAGTGGAAGATCATCCGCGCCAATGGCGGCAGCGACACCTGGGCCGAGATATCTCTGCGCGAGGCTCTTTTGTCCGGGCAGACG